The segment AGCAGTTCTCGGAGGAGCGGATCCGCAGTGGGGTCAGGCGGCTGAGCAAGAGCCGCCAGGGCAGCACCCAGGGCCGCCTGGATGATTTCTTCAAGGTGACCGGCTCGCTCTCCTCAGCTAAGCGCAAGGAGCCAGAGCCCAAGGGGTCTGCTAAGAAGAAGGCAAAGACCGGGGCAGGAGGGAAGTTCAAACGGGGAAAATAAAGGAGTTTCCCCTCTTGCCTCCCCGGCCCCAGAACACCTGCATTGATGTGCCCTCAAACGCTAGCACGAGAGAGAGctctgtgggggcagggaggggctcgCATTGCTTCTCTAGCTCTGCCCGTCTCGGTAGTGCTTTCCCTTTTGTACTTGATCTGGTGGCAGGAAGGCCACAGAGgtatcttgttttcttcttgttttagcTCAGGAAAGTATGTCAGGCTCCAAACACCTCTCAGGCAATTTAATGGACACCGAGTCTATTGTTAAATAAAAGGGATAGCAACAGGTCTTGAAGAAGGAGGGGGGATAAATGGTAGAGATGGAAGACTGTATAAAAATGATTTCCTGACTGGCCCAACTGGTGGCTGATGGGAAGGGGTGGTGGAACCCAGCTGTATTTCTCTCTGGCTCAGCCTTGACCGGCCCTGTAGGACAGCCATCTGAAAGACCCAGTCTTCTCAGACGGGGAGAGCTCCTGAGACAGGAGACAGGCGGACAGCTGGAGTCCCTGGAGTTGGCCACAAGGGTCCGACCACTGGCTGTGTGTCCTGGGGTGCGCAGAAACTTGAACTTGCTATGTAACTTGAGTCTTCATGGTGGCATATCTTATTTCGAGGCATAAGATGGGCCAAATTCTAATGGCTTCTCTGAGGCAGCCAACGGAATTGAGACTTGGGGATGAGATGCTATTTTCACATGCTGGTTTTGTTTTAAACGTGTGAAAAAAGagtcaataaaattagaaaagtagCCAGAATGTCGTGTTCTTTGAGAACATTTGAAAAcaccttgaggggcgcctgggtggctcattcagttgagcatccgacttccgctcaggttatgatctcgcatcttgtgggttcgagccctgtgtcctctgtgctgacagctcagagcctggttcggattctgtgtctatctctctgccccacccccacctacgcactgtctctctctctctctctctctctctctctctctctctctcgctctcatataaataaacattaaaaaaaaaaaaaacccaaacatcgTAAGTGCCCCCAGGCTTCAGGAAGTAGGTAAGGTTCTTTTCACTCCCAAGAGAACACACTGTCGATGTATCCTTGTTACAAGAGGTTTGAGAGTGGCCACAAGATGGCGCCACGCTCCACAGAATGACCAAAGTGGCCTTGGCAGTACATCAGCCATTTGTAGGTGGATGCCTAGTTTAACTTGCTGGGAAACAAGTTTTAATAAATCGAATGGGTTCCTAGTTTTCCACCTGCTGTGTGGGATAAAGGAGCTTCTCGGAGAAAGCCTCACAATTTAGATCAACTGCTTCACGGTGTCCGAGCATTTGTTCTACCGGTTTATAAATTGTTCAAAACCGCACTTCAAAAGTCACTTTCTCGCTCCTCTTGTGACATCAAATTCAGGTGGCTGTTTCCCATAAAGATGGAATGTTTGAAAAGTTATAATCCTGATAAAACTTGGCAAGGCGCTGTCCTGTTTGAGTTTCTCCTTTTTTAGCATTCCTATCACTGCTGTTTAAAGTTACcagggacacttttttttttttattttttttaacgtttatttatttttgagacagagagagacacagcatgaacgggggaggggcagagagagagggagacaaagaatcggaagcaggctccaggctctgagccatcaccccagagcccgacgcggggctcgaactcgtggaccgtgagattgtgacctgagctgaagtcggacgcttaaccgactgcgccacccaggcgccccgtaaagtTACCAGGGACACTTAAGCAGCCGGAAATCTAAGCTGCCTGTGTTCCAACAGATTAAGCGGGTAGAAGACTAGAGGCTGGTGGTTTTCAAAATTTCTCATGGAGCAAcctgtttttcaaatgaaatcttaCATGGAATCTCAGGATATGAGCTCCAGTTGAAGCAGGAGCGGGATATAGTCTCCCCAGCAGTGCTGTTCCCGTGACGATGGGACCCTGAAAACCACTGGTAGAGACGGAAGGTTCTACTCCGAGGGCACGGATCGtagttttgttcactgctgtctCCAGCGGTTGAAACGGATTTTCTCCGATTGGCCCATGCCACACAAGTAACAAGAGCCCCAAGGAATTTGATGGCTAAGCCCGTGGTTCTGGTGATGGGGCCCAGAGGCGGAAAGACTTCCTACGGAGCAATCACCTGATCACCTCGGTGCAGTAGTTAAGGGCTTGTATCCTGTGGCAGTCAAAACATGCAGAGTGGTTTTTCCTCTTGTGTTTTCAGTTCCAGTTGTCTGGTCTTTTCTAAAAGGTTTAACCACCGCACACTGCAGGGGAAACCAGTTCTACAAATTATTACCTAGCACGTCTAATACTCTTGCTCAAAAAGAGAGCTGTTGTAATAGCATTGGGGTTAAAAAGGCATTGTGCCAGCAGAGAAGGATTTGGGCAGAAAGGAGACTAACAGGGACTACCCATACGGAGACTAGAATGTTCAAAAGGGCCAGGGTGTTGCCTCATGACAGACGCATGGGACGCCTGCCTAGTGTGTCTGGCCAGTCAAGCATTTGAACACAGGGGGTCACGAGGAGGGCCTggctttccttttccttgccaTAGCCCACCCGTGCCTTGTTTTCCGGAGGATCCTGGTGTTCTGCCCAAAGGCCTTGTGGAAAGGGGAATCTGGGAACTCCTGGTCAGAAAGAGCCAGAGGTAGGTGGTACCTTACAGCACAGGCCTAAATTCTCCCATTGACAGACAGACAAGAGCTTCGTGGATTACAAGTGACTATAGCCTTCAGGTGgtcaaaattaactttatttttcagcCTTACTTCTTGGAGATGTAGTAACATCAACACAAAGGACACGGATGTCGGCctaattaaagaaacaaagatgcaCATAGAGGCCGGAACTCTAGAACACGGGAGTTCAAAGGTTAGTTTTGCCAGTCTGTGACTGGCGGTGACTTGTATGGTCTTTGAGCCTGTTTTCTCGTGTCACTGCTTGGATTTGAAATGACTCCTGTTACTGTTGTAACGGTCTAAGCCTTTTGTCACTGGGGTGTCCCTCTGTGGCCACGTGAGACCACACCGGTCTAGGTTAAGGAGAGAAGGCCACGGTGGTTGAAGTGCTTCGAGGGCCCGGCCTTGGCTCAGTAAGCATCACTGGATTTGCTCAGCTTGGCAGCCAGATGGCTCGATAGGCTGGTGACCCCACGCTGAAACCCTAGGTAGCAGGGAACCAGGGGGATAGGGAAGGGTCAGTACCTATTCTGGAGTGAGGAAGCCAACGAAAGTAGAACGTTTCAATTCTACTTCTCATTTTTCGACCCAGGCTGTTTTAAAGCGGGTTCTGGCCAAATGGAAAAGATCGGAGTATGCTCTGGCAACCCGTCCTCCCCATGTTTGTTGCTTCTTTAATCTTTGTTTTGACACACCTCTCGAGGGATCCCAACGGCCCTTCCATAGGTGGTACCTTGAACCCCATCCCAACTTGCCTTGATGATCTTTATTCTCTCCTAAAACTAAATGTGGACTCTCCTAGGGctctttttccttctactttgaaGTTTCCTCCTCTCTGTATCCACAATGCTCAATGCGCTTAGAGTAGATGCTGTTGAACAGGCAaccaatccccccacccccgtcggCACTGGAAGGTGTGGATGTGAGGAGGGAAGGTGTTGAAGGCGGGTCGACAAACCCTGGGAATTAAGGCAGGCTCCTGAGTACATTCCTTTGTTCAGTCTAGAGATGGGTTAAACggttaagaatttaaaaattgtatttcgGAATTACACTGGTGGGCTTCTTAAAGAGATTGTCCTAAATTCCTGCCTGGTCTCCGGCTGGGAAGGATGCTTGAACGGCTGAGGGTTGATAGCTCACAaaacttctgtgttttttttatcttcctaTCTCTGGTTTAGAACTATGAAGTGATTGTATTTAATTCACTGTTCCTACTCAGAAGGAATACTATAACATAAGTTAGGTTGTAGACAATGTCTTACGGCCCTTCTATTCTTTAGGACTACAATCTGTGGTTTCCTCGTGACTGGTAATTCAGGGTCTCCCAATGTGGTCCACTTGTGCTACTTTATTAAACTTGGAATTAATTACAGGTAGGAAGGCAGAGGGAAACCCCTGGGGGCCCTCATTTGTGTCAAAGGCAGAAGATTCAGTTGCCCCATGTGGTCACTTGCTTATGGATCAAGAAATGGACTCCCCATCCTAGAAGTGTCCTGTTCCTTGGGTGGTGGTTGCAAGAGATGAACCCCAGGTAAAGGGATTCCGAGTGGCCAGCAACTCTTTCTGCTGTTTTGGCAAGACCTAGGACCTACTGCTCCCTGGGTGCCCTGGATGGACCATGAGCTCAAAACCAGTAGGGCCAGGATCCTTTAAAGTCAGATGTTTCCATTACCACAGCCCTGGCCTTTGCCCTGCCCACTTCTACAAGTGGGAAGAGTGCTTCTCCAGCAGCCTGAGGCAGACCTAGGTCCCCCCCTAGCCCTAGAGTAGGCTGAGCCTCCCAGTGTGCTATGCCAGGCCTCAAATCTAAGCACTAACCCTTCCTTTCTAAATCTTGCTCGGAAGGTTCAGCTGCTCTGTCTCCCACCAGCCTGCGAACCTCTGAGGTTTGCATGTGAGGGTGAAGGCGCTGAGAAGCGGACCAGTGAGATGGGCTCACCCCTTTCCTGGctggaattttatatatttgtctattttaatgtttacttgtttattttgagagtgagtgagagagagagagagaacgtgagcaggggaggagcagagagagagagaacatgagcgagggaggagcagagagggagagagagggagagagagagaggggggagagagagggggggagagagagagagagagagagagagagagagagagagagagagagagagaatcccaagcaggctctgtgttgtcaatgcagagcccaatctggggcttgaactcaggaaccgtgagattgcgacctgaggcaaagtcaagagtctgctgcttaaccgactgagccacccaggcaccccctggatGGAATTTTTATGCTCATTCTCTTCCTGATCTCTGGGCTCAATAGGTCCTCCCTAGTCTTCCAACACCCTTGGACCCCCTTCTTTGCTCACCAACCATCTGCATCTGCCaaactagaaaaaggaaacaaaactgtcACATCTCTGCCCCATCAGGCCCACTGCTCCTTCCAGAAGGCATGCACGGTCCCCTACCCCTTTGGGTCTTAAATCTGTGCCTGGAAGATAAAGGGGGGAGGTTTGAGTCAGAGTCTTTGTCTCCTCAAACCCACCCCCTTTGAATATTAGAATTATAGTGGCATTGTCCCATAAGCTCCCCTCTGCTTTGGTGCAGACTCCCCTTCCTGGTGGGCTGGTGTTATCGGTGAAGACAGACATCTCTtccaggtggggggaggagtgcCAGTCGTTACTGGTGAAGGTAGGCATCTAGCCAGAGCTGCCCAGACTCCTTCAGTGAGCTGTGGGGGCAAGTTGGGAAcaagcagtgagagagagagggcagagccaAGCCCGTAAGCCAAACCACCCTACAGAAGCCGTATAGGGAGGCTCTTACGGAGGTACAGAGGCTGATCTCCATGGCATatggccccttccctcccccttgctCCTAAGAAAGAGCTTGGGCCATGGCATTGACGGCAAAGGCCTGACTTGGCCCACAAGGCCAGCAGGGCACCCTGCCTTTGTCTTGGTGACCTCCATTCCAGAGGACCGGGGACACCTGCCTGTTGCTCCTATCCTACACATCACCAACCCCACTGCCCGCCCTCTTCCCCCCCTGCCAGCCATCTTCCCAGGGTCAGGTACTCACTAGACGATGTCGGCGAAGGCTGAGAACAGGGGCTTGGACTGGTACTCTATGCCATGCTTGGCACACAGGGATTGCACCAGGGGGGCCACTTTATGGTAATTGTGTCGAGGCATCATGGGGAAAAGACTTCAGGGAGAACGGGACAGTCAGTGGCTCCTATTCCACTGTTCCCACCTCCTTGCTTTCCCCCCACGGACCCTCCCAAGGACGCTGCTTCTCAGGTCTCCCTACTTACTGGTGCTCGATCTGGAAGTTGAGATGTCCACTGAACCAGTCATTGAAGGCAGACTTGTGGACATTGCATGTCGCCTGGAGCTGGGagaagagggcaggggagagcaTGACGCTGCGTGCCAGATGTAAAGGCCGAGCTGGCCTTCTTCCAAGTAGAGCTGGCTgagaggagggggtgtgggaCCGTCCCTGGTCACTCCCTTCTCCGTGTGGTGGCAGGGCAGAAGCTTCAAGCTCATGAGGCAGCGCTGTTGGGGGACTTAACTGTTGCCGCCCCCGCCCCCTAGCCTGCATCTGTGCCCACCCACCCTGTTTATTAGTTGTGTTATTCCCAGGTATCTTCCAAGTGACTGTCCCTTACCTGGGTGGAGACCCAGTCCATGTTCCGGTCGTGATCAATGTGCATGGGGATGTGGTTCATCTGTGTGACCCACACAAACCAGTTGCTTTCCAGGAACCTGGTGGATTATGGCGCACAGACAAGCAGGGGACGAGTCAGAGCCCCGCCTCTCCCCCAGATTACTGCTCTAGCCTGGCCATCTTCCCAAGCCCACCCCTGAAACACCCCCTGCCTCTTAAAGCCCCAGCACGGCCCCCACACCAGACTCGTGACTCCCAAACACCTCCTTTTCTttgccagcccccctccccccatcaactaCTACCTGACCATGAAGAAAAGGCCCAGGAGGCCTTTCAGCCCCAACAGCGGCATGTAAGTGAGGGATATGCGGGCGTAGAAGCTGATCATCCAGGCCAAGTCCTGCGTGGAGAGGTAGAGGGCACTATGACTGGCACAAAgcacttcttcctcttcctcttccacctaTTTGCACGGCACAGCCGTTCTGCCAGGTGCCCGGACTGGAGCACCTGTCCGCTGCTCGCAGCTGCCCAGTCCTGCCGTATCTAGTGCCGCCTCTCCTTCCGGTCCTGGCAGCAGCCCCCAGTCCTCCTCGCCTGTTTCTCACAGGCGCCAAGGCCCCCCGCCTCCAGCTCCTCCCAACCCACCTAagttctttatcccttcatcatgCTGCCAAATGAATCTTCCGGGACCAAGGCTCGGTCTGCACCAGTGCCCTGATTGAACCTCCGGCCACTGTTCTGCACCGCGGTCCTCCCCCGACACTTGAGTCCACAACGTATCCAGTGGCCAAACTTGCCCCTCCCTTCCCGGCTTCTCTGCTCAGAGTCCATCCTTGCTGCACCCCACCTCCTCCAAGGCCAGCCAGAAGGGACTTCGCAAAGCCTTTTCCAATGCCTCTCGTCCAGCCAGAGGCAGCAGGGCCTTTTGGAATCTCAGAACCTCCTGCTTCTACCTCTTTGGGGTCAACAACATCTGTTTCATCAGACATTTCCTGGGAGCAGGTGCCATCTCGTACTcacctgccccccccgcccccccccccccccagcctggctGGCCCCTGGCTTTCCGCTGAGCACAAGAGCCTCAGGAGATGCCGGCAGGATGGAAGAGGGCACTGGGAGTCAGGTCGTCTGCTGAGCCCAGATCATCCCGTCTAGAGACCAAGAAGGTCTATACTTGGTTCTATTACTTTGCTCTAAATTAGGCCTGGGGTAGGTCACAGTGGGATTTCCTCTGGAGAACCCCGTTCCCCTCCATCAGGGTACTGAAGACAAAGCATGTGGGACTCTGGGGCCATGGATACTCACCACCCACTTTTTCCgctggaaaacaaaatagaaaatataccaCTGGAAGTAGAGAGGCAGCAAGGCTGGGGGCCCAACtggggaggaaatggagacagagaggaggtgtGAGCAGCATGGGGGCAGTTCAGTGCCAGAGAGGGGGCCTCTGGCATGGGGCTGCCCCCCTGCCGTCTGTTCCTGTGGCCCCTTCCAGCCGCCTTGGCATTCCTCAATCCATTGGAACCGGCAGGCACTGCGGTGGGCATGAGTGCGAGTCTGAGGAAGGCAGAGCCCCCTGAGAGGATGCcgggatggggaggggtgggagtggCATTCCTTTCCAGTGGAAGAAGGCAGCTGGGAAACTCAGGCTCCACGCACAGAACCTGGCTCCGCTGCCATGCTTTTAGAAGAGCACCTCCAATTCTCCCCATGTGCCCCGGCCCCAGGCTTGCCCCTGCCTGGCCTCATGATCACCTGCCCCGTGTTCTTGCCTGCTCTGCCATGCAGGTGAAGAGACAGGAGcaggtaagtgtgtgtgtgtgtgtgtgtgtgtgtgtgtgtgtgtgcgcgcgcgcgcgcgcgcgcgcgcgcgccgggctgggggtgggtgtcCCTGCTGATGCTTCATAGGCTGAAAGCTCACTCCCTTGGACTAGGGAAATGAGCCCATGCCACTGAACCCGAAGCCCTGGAGgtcaggggtgggaaggggcagagaagctTCTCTTAAAAGTGGGAGTTGAAGAAGCGGCCCCATCCTATATGCTgtcccatttccttttctgtatcccTTCTCTGCAGGGCCCTGACGCCTACCTATAACCCCCTGCGTGACAGGGCTCACCCACGGCTCCTCTACCCCGATGTGCCATGGATTCTAACATTCTTCTCCAGTAGTGAAGGTTCGTAATAGGCAGTTAGGATAAGTTCTTTAGAGCTAAAATAGGATCGATGGaatcctcccctcccttcctttaaaaatctgaattctcCAAAGAATTCTAAAACTCCAGTTTTAGGCATTATGgagattttaaaagcaaagaacatAGTGCAGTCTTCAGAAAGAGCTTAAGACGGGCTGCAGAAAATGTCCTCCTTTTCCGCTGTCACTGCTCCTCCGCTCCCATAGTCACGTCTACCTTTTATCCCCCTGGGTGTTGGGACTGTGCCCCACTGAGTCACCTTGACGTGCGTTTGTTTCACAAGGTCTAAGATAAAGTTTAAGGTTTAATTGGGACAATTGCACCTGACTATTCAACTGTCTTGTGAAAGCCAGGGTGGGACTGGAGGAACGAGTCTGCCCCTAACACAAatgcctgctgtccctgctcaGGTGACATGACAGTTGGCTCCCAGGCAGGGAGGAACCAGCTGGGGACACGGGACTTCCCCCAGCCATTACTCAAAATGCCGTAAACCTCCACAAAGTCATTTCTTCCCCACAATCCCGTTGGCACCCCCATCCCGAGATAGTCCCCCAGTGTCGCCGGAGGTCACTCACTCAGGAAGAAGTATTTGTGCTGGTGGTTGTATGGCAtgtactttttcttctgtttcccaaGCTGTGAAGAAAAGCAAACGCAAATGAGTACCCACAGAACCAGTCACC is part of the Felis catus isolate Fca126 chromosome D1, F.catus_Fca126_mat1.0, whole genome shotgun sequence genome and harbors:
- the FADS1 gene encoding acyl-CoA (8-3)-desaturase isoform X3, which translates into the protein MNSLLIGELSPEQPSFEPTKNKELIYEFRELQATVERMGLMKANHVFFLLYLLHILLLDVAAWLTLWVFGTSFVPFLLCAVLLSTVQAQAGWLQHDFGHLSVFSTSTWNHLLHHFVIGHLKGAPASWWNHLHFQHHAKPNCFRKDPDINMHPFFFALGKILSVELGKQKKKYMPYNHQHKYFFLIGPPALLPLYFQWYIFYFVFQRKKWVDLAWMISFYARISLTYMPLLGLKGLLGLFFMVRFLESNWFVWVTQMNHIPMHIDHDRNMDWVSTQLQATCNVHKSAFNDWFSGHLNFQIEHHLFPMMPRHNYHKVAPLVQSLCAKHGIEYQSKPLFSAFADIVYSLKESGQLWLDAYLHQ